A single window of bacterium DNA harbors:
- a CDS encoding 3-hydroxyacyl-CoA dehydrogenase family protein, translating into MSTLSPKEMRQLVASRKIERVVVLGANGTMGYGSAALFTQAVPEVTFLARTKEKAEDGLAAAIKQVRSPTVANRAKTGSYDDDLAAACAGADLIFEALTEDFDLKKDIFDKVEASRRDDSIVATVTSGLSINKLCEGRSDSFRKNFLGLHFFNPPNVIVGTELIAGDETDPELVDFIDAYSTVLLGREMVRTADTPAFAGNRVGFKVMNEVCQLAEEIGVALTDKLVGPYTGRAMTPLATVDLVGWDIHRAIVDNVYANTTEAHDEARETNKLPAYMATLMEKGVLGNKSGGGFFKKDGKTRLILDPASGDYTPADEIKLPELGYIDEVAALHRDGRYKEGMAVFASASGEHAKIARKVIAGYVAYAFQRVGEVTESIDGIDRIMGMGFNVAPPSVLVDALGAQATVDMIAEAGLEVPAALAEAAKTGEPKRFFNHTRINVGKFFVAE; encoded by the coding sequence ATGTCTACCTTGAGCCCGAAGGAAATGCGGCAGCTCGTCGCGAGCCGCAAGATCGAGCGCGTCGTCGTGCTCGGCGCGAACGGAACGATGGGATACGGGAGCGCTGCGCTCTTCACCCAGGCCGTGCCCGAAGTGACGTTCCTGGCCCGCACGAAGGAGAAGGCCGAGGACGGCCTCGCCGCAGCGATCAAGCAGGTCCGCTCCCCCACCGTCGCGAACCGCGCGAAGACGGGGAGCTACGACGACGATCTCGCGGCCGCCTGCGCCGGCGCCGACCTGATCTTCGAGGCGCTGACCGAAGACTTCGACCTGAAGAAGGACATCTTCGACAAGGTCGAGGCTTCTCGTCGGGACGACTCGATCGTCGCCACGGTGACCTCGGGCCTGTCGATCAACAAGCTCTGCGAAGGGCGCTCCGACTCGTTCCGCAAGAACTTCCTCGGGCTCCACTTCTTCAACCCGCCGAACGTGATCGTCGGGACCGAGTTGATCGCCGGGGACGAAACGGATCCCGAGCTCGTCGATTTCATCGATGCGTACTCGACGGTGCTCCTCGGTCGCGAGATGGTCCGCACGGCCGACACGCCGGCCTTCGCGGGCAACCGCGTCGGCTTCAAGGTCATGAACGAGGTCTGCCAGCTCGCCGAGGAGATCGGGGTCGCGCTGACCGACAAGCTGGTCGGGCCCTACACGGGGCGCGCGATGACCCCGCTCGCGACGGTCGACCTGGTCGGTTGGGACATCCACCGCGCGATCGTCGACAACGTCTACGCCAATACCACGGAGGCTCACGACGAGGCCCGCGAAACCAACAAGCTCCCCGCCTACATGGCGACCCTGATGGAGAAGGGCGTCCTCGGCAACAAATCCGGCGGCGGCTTCTTCAAGAAGGACGGCAAGACGCGGCTGATCCTCGATCCGGCGAGTGGAGACTACACGCCCGCCGACGAGATCAAGCTCCCCGAGCTCGGCTACATCGACGAGGTCGCCGCGCTCCACCGCGACGGTCGCTACAAGGAAGGCATGGCGGTCTTCGCCTCAGCCTCCGGCGAGCACGCCAAGATCGCCCGCAAGGTCATCGCCGGCTACGTCGCCTACGCGTTCCAACGCGTCGGTGAGGTCACGGAGTCGATCGACGGGATCGATCGGATCATGGGCATGGGCTTCAACGTGGCGCCGCCCTCGGTGCTGGTCGACGCCCTCGGTGCTCAGGCGACGGTCGACATGATCGCCGAAGCCGGTCTCGAGGTTCCGGCCGCGCTGGCCGAGGCCGCGAAGACCGGCGAACCGAAGCGCTTCTTCAACCACACCCGCATCAACGTCGGCAAGTTCTTCGTCGCCGAGTAA
- a CDS encoding indolepyruvate ferredoxin oxidoreductase family protein yields the protein MATAAPDFDASYELADRYRIQDGRVFLTGNQALVRLPLMQRQRDLAAGLNTAGFISGYRGSPLGIFDMNLWQAKRELEEHAIHFEPGLNEDLAATTIFGTQQAVLMDGPKVDGVFGMWYGKGPGVDRACDALKHANYAGTSKYGGVLALMGDDPGAKSSSIAHQSEPAMIHCGIPVLNPSSVQDYVDFGIYGWALSRYSGCWIGFKCLTDTIESSGSVAVSPDRVRLVEPTDWEPPPGGIHIGWANIPQMVEERLFEQRLVALQAFLRANPIDRVALESPKRRLGIVTTGKAYGDLRQALEDLGLDDEKARDLGISIYKIGLTWPIEGEGARAFAQGHDDLLVIEEKKPILEEQLASLLYNLSERPRLLGKQDLDGSPLVPQIGELTPGVVAGVLRRWIAREAPEWAARLTPDPEAPGLQVAQGGLTRLPSFCSGCPHNRSTVVPEGSIALGGIGCHGMAVFLPERRTLAVNQMGAEGVNWIGQAPYTEVDHIFQNMGDGTYFHSGLLAIRAAVAADVNITYKILVNGAVAMTGGQPIEGEEMAGEITTPEIARQLAGEGIERIAVLSNDIQKYAPGTFPTGVTVHDRKELDAVQKELREIPGVTAILYDQTCAAEARRLRKRGDFPDPDRRIVINESVCEGCGDCSVQSNCISIEPVETEFGRKRTINQSSCNKDYSCLEGYCPSFASVIGGRIRKVEATAVDAGEGADSLFSGLPDAPVASLDQPFNIFVAGIGGTGVITIGALVGMAAHLEGKGVSLLDVTGLAQKNGAVASHVRVANTPEELHSTRIPAGGADLALGCDIVVATGQDGMQKLSPSRTTAIVNTHVAPTADFATNADLDMSSAGMESRITAAVGAERADFVAATKLATALLGDAIGANLFLVGYALQKGLIPVGLPALERAIELNGRSIEMNKRALSWGRLAAHDPERVRELAASRVRDSQTTPKAETLEDLIARRVRFLTDYQDEKYARRYAERVEQVIAAERAIGAEDHPLAEAVARYLFKLMAVKDEFEVMRLWASEAFQRQLDAEFEGNYKLQFHLAPQLFFPRDPNTGRVRKLNIDRRVFAVLKVLRHFKFLRHSFLDIFNRTAHRKREWALLAEYETTLDELLRELTTGNREIAVEIASIPEHIRGFDTVKDAQAEAAKEKEVALLEAFRRA from the coding sequence TTGGCCACTGCCGCCCCCGACTTCGACGCGAGCTACGAGCTCGCCGATCGCTACCGCATCCAGGACGGCCGCGTCTTCCTGACCGGCAACCAGGCGCTCGTTCGCCTGCCCTTGATGCAGCGCCAGCGCGATCTCGCCGCCGGGCTGAACACGGCGGGCTTCATCTCCGGCTACCGGGGATCGCCGCTCGGCATCTTCGACATGAACCTGTGGCAGGCGAAGCGCGAGCTCGAAGAGCATGCGATCCACTTCGAGCCCGGGCTGAACGAAGACCTCGCCGCGACGACGATCTTCGGAACGCAGCAGGCGGTCCTGATGGACGGGCCGAAGGTCGATGGCGTGTTCGGCATGTGGTACGGCAAGGGACCCGGCGTGGATCGTGCGTGCGATGCGCTCAAGCACGCGAACTACGCGGGGACGTCGAAGTACGGCGGCGTCCTCGCGCTCATGGGCGACGATCCCGGCGCCAAGAGCTCCTCGATCGCGCACCAGAGCGAGCCGGCGATGATCCACTGCGGCATCCCGGTGCTGAACCCGTCGAGCGTTCAGGACTACGTCGACTTCGGGATCTACGGCTGGGCACTCTCGCGCTATTCGGGCTGCTGGATCGGCTTCAAGTGTCTGACCGACACGATCGAGAGCAGCGGCTCGGTCGCGGTCTCGCCGGACCGTGTCCGACTCGTCGAGCCGACCGACTGGGAGCCGCCGCCCGGCGGCATCCACATCGGCTGGGCGAACATCCCCCAGATGGTCGAAGAGCGTCTCTTCGAGCAGCGCCTCGTCGCCCTGCAGGCCTTCCTTCGCGCGAACCCGATCGATCGCGTCGCGCTCGAGTCGCCGAAGCGGCGGTTGGGGATCGTGACGACGGGGAAGGCCTACGGGGATCTTCGTCAGGCCCTCGAGGACCTCGGGCTCGACGACGAGAAGGCCAGGGACCTCGGGATCTCGATCTACAAGATCGGCCTGACGTGGCCGATCGAGGGCGAGGGCGCTCGGGCCTTCGCGCAGGGCCACGACGACCTGCTCGTGATCGAGGAGAAGAAGCCGATCCTCGAGGAGCAGCTCGCGAGCCTGCTCTACAACCTCTCCGAGCGGCCGCGGCTGCTCGGCAAGCAGGACCTCGACGGAAGCCCGCTCGTGCCCCAGATCGGCGAGCTCACGCCCGGTGTCGTGGCCGGCGTGCTGCGTCGCTGGATCGCCCGCGAGGCGCCGGAGTGGGCCGCGCGGCTGACGCCGGACCCCGAAGCGCCGGGTCTCCAGGTCGCTCAGGGCGGGCTCACGCGCCTGCCTTCGTTCTGTTCGGGCTGCCCCCACAACCGCTCGACCGTCGTGCCCGAGGGCTCGATCGCCCTCGGCGGGATCGGCTGCCACGGCATGGCCGTCTTCCTGCCCGAGCGCCGGACCCTCGCGGTCAACCAGATGGGGGCCGAGGGCGTCAACTGGATCGGTCAGGCGCCGTACACCGAAGTCGACCACATCTTCCAGAACATGGGCGACGGCACCTACTTCCACTCGGGCCTGCTCGCGATCCGGGCGGCCGTCGCCGCCGACGTGAACATCACGTACAAGATCCTCGTGAACGGGGCGGTCGCCATGACCGGCGGGCAGCCGATCGAGGGCGAGGAGATGGCCGGCGAGATCACGACGCCGGAGATCGCCCGCCAGCTCGCTGGCGAGGGCATCGAGCGGATCGCCGTCCTCTCGAACGACATCCAGAAATACGCCCCGGGCACGTTCCCGACCGGCGTGACCGTCCATGACCGCAAGGAGCTCGACGCCGTCCAGAAGGAGCTGCGCGAAATCCCCGGCGTGACGGCGATCCTCTACGACCAGACCTGCGCCGCCGAGGCGCGCCGCCTCCGCAAGCGCGGCGATTTCCCGGATCCCGATCGGCGGATCGTGATCAACGAATCGGTGTGCGAGGGCTGCGGAGACTGCTCGGTCCAGAGCAACTGCATCTCGATCGAGCCGGTCGAGACCGAGTTCGGTCGCAAGCGAACGATCAACCAGTCGTCCTGCAACAAGGACTACTCCTGCCTCGAGGGCTACTGCCCGAGCTTCGCCTCGGTGATCGGCGGAAGGATCCGCAAGGTCGAGGCGACCGCGGTCGACGCGGGGGAGGGGGCCGACTCGCTCTTCTCCGGATTGCCGGACGCGCCGGTCGCGTCCCTCGACCAGCCCTTCAACATCTTCGTCGCCGGAATCGGCGGTACGGGCGTGATCACGATCGGCGCCCTCGTCGGGATGGCGGCCCACCTCGAAGGCAAGGGCGTGTCGCTCCTCGACGTGACAGGGCTCGCCCAGAAGAACGGGGCCGTCGCGAGCCACGTTCGCGTCGCGAACACGCCCGAGGAGCTGCACTCGACGCGCATTCCGGCGGGCGGTGCGGATCTCGCCCTCGGCTGCGACATCGTGGTCGCCACCGGCCAGGACGGCATGCAGAAGCTGTCGCCGTCCCGGACGACCGCGATCGTGAACACCCACGTGGCTCCGACCGCCGACTTCGCCACCAATGCGGATCTCGACATGTCCTCGGCGGGAATGGAGTCCCGGATCACCGCCGCGGTCGGTGCGGAACGGGCGGACTTCGTCGCGGCGACGAAGCTCGCGACGGCCCTGCTCGGTGATGCGATCGGCGCGAACCTCTTCCTGGTGGGCTATGCGCTCCAGAAGGGGCTGATTCCGGTCGGATTGCCGGCGCTCGAGCGCGCGATCGAGCTGAACGGCCGGTCGATCGAGATGAACAAGCGCGCGCTGTCGTGGGGCCGACTGGCGGCCCACGATCCCGAGCGCGTGCGCGAGCTCGCGGCCTCTCGGGTCCGCGACTCCCAGACCACGCCGAAGGCCGAGACCCTCGAAGACCTGATCGCGCGCCGGGTGCGCTTCCTGACCGACTACCAGGACGAGAAGTACGCGCGGCGCTACGCCGAGCGGGTCGAGCAGGTGATCGCCGCCGAGCGTGCGATCGGCGCCGAGGACCATCCGCTCGCGGAAGCGGTCGCGCGCTACCTCTTCAAGCTGATGGCCGTGAAGGACGAGTTCGAGGTCATGCGCCTGTGGGCGAGCGAGGCGTTCCAGCGACAGCTCGACGCCGAGTTCGAGGGCAACTACAAGCTCCAGTTCCATCTGGCGCCGCAGCTCTTCTTTCCGCGCGACCCGAACACCGGTCGGGTCCGGAAGCTGAACATCGATCGACGGGTCTTCGCCGTCCTGAAGGTCCTCCGGCACTTCAAGTTCCTGCGCCACTCCTTCCTGGACATCTTCAACCGGACGGCGCACCGCAAGCGCGAGTGGGCCCTGCTCGCCGAGTACGAGACGACCCTCGACGAGCTCCTGCGCGAGCTGACGACGGGCAACCGGGAGATCGCCGTCGAGATCGCGAGCATTCCGGAGCACATCCGGGGCTTCGATACGGTGAAGGATGCCCAGGCCGAGGCGGCGAAGGAGAAGGAAGTGGCGCTCCTCGAGGCCTTCCGGCGCGCCTGA
- a CDS encoding LLM class F420-dependent oxidoreductase encodes MSEFPADGPMKIGVAFHSTDVAMHPVEVAREVEARGFHSLYIPEHTHIPTSRRTPAPTGTPELGEEYKRSPDPYIALAAAASVTEKILLGTGIGLPAQHDPITFAKELATLDWMCEGRFVFGIGYGWNHEEMENHGIDVKRRREHAREVMLAMQALWTKDVAAFSGEFVDFEPSWQWPKPVQAGGPRVLIGGGAGPKIFAQIAEYAHGWMPIGGAGMAAELEKLRGLLEERGRDPRALHVVPMGVFPTDEKLGYYKTSGVTECVLRIPSAPRDEVLPVLDDYVQYLDRF; translated from the coding sequence ATGAGTGAGTTCCCGGCGGATGGCCCCATGAAGATCGGCGTGGCCTTCCACTCGACGGACGTCGCGATGCACCCCGTCGAGGTGGCCCGTGAGGTGGAGGCCCGAGGCTTCCACTCGCTCTACATCCCCGAGCACACCCACATCCCCACGAGCCGCCGCACGCCCGCGCCGACCGGGACCCCGGAGCTCGGCGAGGAGTACAAGCGCAGCCCCGATCCCTACATCGCCCTCGCCGCGGCCGCCTCGGTCACGGAGAAGATCCTCCTCGGGACCGGCATCGGTCTCCCCGCCCAACACGACCCCATCACCTTCGCCAAGGAGCTCGCCACCCTCGACTGGATGTGTGAGGGTCGCTTCGTCTTCGGGATCGGCTACGGCTGGAACCATGAAGAAATGGAGAACCACGGGATCGACGTGAAGCGGCGACGGGAGCACGCCCGCGAGGTCATGTTGGCGATGCAGGCGCTCTGGACGAAGGACGTCGCGGCCTTCTCGGGAGAGTTCGTCGATTTCGAGCCCTCCTGGCAGTGGCCGAAGCCGGTGCAGGCGGGCGGGCCGCGCGTCCTGATCGGCGGCGGCGCCGGGCCGAAGATCTTCGCGCAGATCGCCGAGTACGCGCACGGCTGGATGCCGATCGGGGGCGCGGGCATGGCGGCCGAGCTCGAGAAGCTGCGCGGCCTCCTCGAGGAGCGCGGACGGGACCCGCGCGCGCTCCACGTCGTCCCGATGGGCGTCTTCCCGACCGACGAGAAGCTCGGGTACTACAAGACGTCGGGCGTCACCGAGTGCGTCCTGCGGATCCCCTCGGCGCCCCGCGACGAGGTGCTGCCCGTGCTCGACGACTACGTCCAGTATCTCGACCGGTTCTGA
- a CDS encoding acyl-CoA dehydrogenase family protein: MDLRTTPEEQKFRDDLAAWLASEVPAYGPPPSTHDWDARRAYDTGWQRKLFEAGYAGINWPKEYGGLDASGVEQLIYFEEIAKANAPYIGVNFVGMLHGGPTIMVEGTEAQKAAHIPRIISGEEVWCQGFSEPVAGSDLANLQTRAERDGDHYVVNGHKIWTSFAHVADYCEMLVRTDPDSSKHGGISWLIMPMDLDGIDIRPLPTLEGEGEFSEVFLEDVRIPVSNLVGKENDGWRVTNVTLRFERGTAFASDMIQLQAFVAKMVETAKKITSDGATAWDDKALRREIGHLSGELESLWAMVKLSVCEAKETGVPGVGASAVKLYYTDIFQRTTELAVRLLGRAGISRSDVMDLPAQHFFARHFNAISTAIAAGTSQIQKNIIGERILGQVKEPKPNPA; this comes from the coding sequence TTGGATCTCCGAACCACCCCCGAAGAGCAGAAGTTCCGCGACGACCTCGCCGCCTGGCTCGCGAGCGAAGTCCCGGCCTACGGGCCGCCGCCGTCGACCCACGACTGGGACGCGCGCCGGGCCTACGACACGGGCTGGCAGCGGAAGCTCTTCGAGGCGGGCTACGCGGGCATCAACTGGCCGAAAGAGTACGGCGGCCTCGACGCGAGCGGCGTCGAGCAGCTGATCTACTTCGAGGAGATCGCGAAGGCGAACGCGCCCTACATCGGCGTGAACTTCGTCGGCATGCTCCACGGCGGCCCGACGATCATGGTCGAGGGCACCGAGGCTCAGAAGGCCGCCCACATCCCGCGGATCATCTCCGGCGAGGAGGTGTGGTGCCAGGGCTTCTCCGAGCCGGTCGCCGGATCGGATCTCGCGAACCTGCAGACCCGCGCCGAACGCGACGGCGACCACTACGTCGTCAACGGCCACAAGATCTGGACCTCGTTCGCTCACGTCGCCGACTACTGCGAGATGCTCGTCCGAACGGACCCGGACTCGTCGAAGCACGGCGGGATCTCGTGGCTCATCATGCCGATGGACCTCGACGGGATCGACATCCGCCCCCTCCCCACCCTCGAAGGCGAAGGCGAGTTCTCGGAGGTCTTCCTCGAAGACGTCCGGATCCCGGTCTCGAATCTCGTCGGCAAGGAGAACGACGGCTGGCGCGTCACGAACGTGACGCTCCGCTTCGAGCGCGGCACCGCCTTCGCCAGCGACATGATCCAGCTCCAGGCCTTCGTCGCGAAGATGGTCGAGACGGCCAAGAAGATCACGAGCGACGGCGCGACCGCCTGGGACGACAAGGCCCTGCGCCGCGAGATCGGTCATCTCTCGGGGGAGCTCGAGAGTCTCTGGGCCATGGTGAAGCTCTCGGTCTGCGAAGCGAAGGAGACCGGCGTCCCCGGCGTCGGCGCCTCGGCCGTCAAGCTCTACTACACCGACATCTTCCAGCGGACGACGGAGCTCGCCGTGCGTCTCCTCGGGCGTGCCGGCATCTCGCGCTCGGACGTGATGGACCTCCCGGCCCAGCATTTCTTCGCCCGCCACTTCAACGCGATCTCGACCGCGATCGCGGCGGGCACGAGCCAGATCCAGAAGAACATCATCGGCGAGCGCATCCTGGGCCAGGTGAAGGAACCGAAGCCGAACCCGGCCTAG
- a CDS encoding acyl-CoA/acyl-ACP dehydrogenase, which produces MDFQPTEDQKALREGIRSFVEGQLPFDRIPEIEKAGGFDRDLWNEVAEMGVFALRLSENEGGVGLGFSDAVLVFAELGRRLVPGPVVWTHLAAGLVDGAATGETVVGGVDLMGPTPEPVVVEYFDTLDVLLVLRSDGVYRVDPATCEAKPVDVPLDPLTPIHHVTALPEGDKIGDADAAARLRLEGAAIISGVQLGLSEGALELANDYAKERQQFGRPIGGFQAVKHMLAEMFVKQEAARAGAYNAGATLDAPEVADVQKAVSAAKVTAGESAIRNARTGIQVHGGMGFTWEVMAHYYLKRAWVCENMFGTQDEHAEKIATILEAAN; this is translated from the coding sequence GTGGACTTCCAACCGACCGAAGATCAGAAGGCGCTGCGCGAAGGCATCCGCTCCTTCGTGGAGGGCCAGCTGCCCTTCGACCGGATCCCCGAGATCGAGAAGGCGGGCGGCTTCGACCGCGACCTGTGGAACGAGGTCGCCGAGATGGGCGTCTTCGCCCTCCGCCTCTCCGAGAACGAGGGAGGCGTGGGCCTCGGCTTCTCGGACGCGGTGCTCGTCTTCGCGGAGCTCGGCCGTCGTCTCGTCCCCGGCCCGGTCGTCTGGACCCATCTCGCAGCCGGTCTCGTCGACGGCGCGGCCACCGGCGAGACCGTCGTCGGCGGCGTCGATCTGATGGGACCGACGCCCGAGCCCGTCGTCGTCGAGTACTTCGATACCCTGGACGTGCTCCTCGTGCTCCGAAGCGACGGTGTCTACCGCGTCGACCCGGCGACCTGCGAGGCGAAGCCGGTCGATGTTCCCCTCGACCCGCTCACGCCGATCCACCATGTCACCGCGCTGCCGGAAGGCGACAAGATCGGGGACGCCGACGCCGCGGCTCGGCTCCGCCTCGAAGGCGCGGCGATCATCTCGGGCGTTCAGCTCGGTCTCTCGGAAGGCGCCCTCGAGCTCGCCAACGACTACGCCAAGGAGCGCCAGCAGTTCGGACGACCGATCGGCGGGTTCCAGGCGGTCAAGCACATGCTCGCGGAGATGTTCGTGAAGCAGGAGGCCGCGCGCGCCGGGGCCTACAACGCCGGCGCGACCCTCGATGCGCCCGAGGTCGCCGACGTGCAGAAGGCGGTCTCCGCCGCGAAGGTCACCGCCGGCGAGAGCGCGATCCGCAACGCCCGGACCGGCATCCAGGTCCACGGCGGCATGGGCTTCACCTGGGAGGTGATGGCCCACTACTACCTGAAGCGCGCCTGGGTCTGCGAGAACATGTTCGGCACCCAGGACGAACACGCCGAGAAGATCGCGACGATCCTCGAGGCGGCGAACTAG
- a CDS encoding zinc ribbon domain-containing protein: MIGITSYGAYVPRTRLPFAVIGGRPPKEGGPERSVAWNDEDAITQGVTAAIHCLEGLDRSQVDLLLFASTTLPFQEKQAAALVARVLDLGRDVQTADHAGSTRAGTAALRAATDAVKAGSARCALVIASDARMAAPKSGMEANFGDGAAAFLITDGDAIASVDDFHAVTDEVTDVWRPAGHEFVHTWEDRFVIQESYTPNMAAALSGFFEKTGTGIGDYDRVAFYGPDARSHGGALKAAGVTGDAIQSPLFGRLGNAGAAFAPLQLIAALEAATPGQKILLANFGNGADVTSFSTTDQIEKLAPRRGVEWNLARRRVVTSYDDYVKAKGLAATEWDAGTNPGLSATILFRERDDDLSLLGQQCNACGAIQFPAQRICESCFAKDDYSKVRLSDRTGKVVTYTFDFFFPTPNPPTVVTVTDVDGARIHLQVVEIAPEDMKIGQEVEFVFRRIHESGGRPNYYWKGIPKPE, from the coding sequence ATGATCGGAATCACTTCCTACGGGGCCTACGTCCCGCGCACGCGCCTGCCCTTCGCCGTGATCGGCGGACGCCCTCCGAAGGAAGGCGGCCCCGAGCGCTCGGTCGCGTGGAACGACGAAGATGCGATCACGCAGGGCGTGACGGCAGCGATCCACTGCCTCGAGGGCCTCGACCGCAGCCAGGTCGACCTGCTGCTCTTCGCCTCGACGACCCTGCCCTTCCAGGAGAAGCAGGCCGCGGCGCTCGTCGCCCGCGTCCTCGATCTCGGGCGCGACGTGCAGACCGCCGACCATGCGGGCTCGACCCGCGCCGGGACCGCCGCCCTTCGCGCAGCGACCGACGCAGTCAAGGCGGGCTCCGCGCGGTGCGCCCTCGTGATCGCGAGCGACGCCCGGATGGCCGCCCCGAAGAGCGGGATGGAAGCCAACTTCGGCGACGGCGCCGCCGCCTTCCTGATCACCGACGGCGATGCGATCGCCAGCGTCGACGACTTCCACGCCGTGACCGACGAAGTGACCGACGTCTGGCGTCCTGCCGGCCACGAATTCGTCCACACCTGGGAGGACCGCTTCGTCATCCAGGAGTCCTACACGCCGAACATGGCCGCAGCCCTCTCGGGCTTCTTCGAGAAGACGGGGACCGGGATCGGCGACTACGACCGGGTCGCCTTCTACGGACCCGACGCGCGCTCCCACGGCGGCGCGCTCAAGGCCGCCGGCGTCACCGGCGACGCGATCCAGTCCCCGCTCTTCGGGCGGCTGGGCAACGCCGGCGCCGCGTTCGCGCCACTCCAGCTGATCGCGGCCCTCGAAGCCGCCACGCCCGGGCAGAAGATCCTGCTCGCCAACTTCGGCAACGGTGCCGACGTGACGTCCTTCTCGACCACGGACCAGATCGAGAAGCTCGCTCCGCGCCGCGGCGTCGAGTGGAACCTCGCCCGCCGCCGGGTGGTCACGAGCTATGACGACTACGTGAAGGCCAAGGGGCTCGCGGCGACCGAGTGGGACGCGGGCACCAATCCGGGTCTGTCCGCCACGATCCTCTTCCGGGAGCGCGACGACGACCTTTCCCTCCTGGGCCAGCAATGCAACGCCTGCGGCGCCATCCAGTTCCCGGCCCAGCGGATCTGCGAGTCCTGCTTCGCCAAGGACGACTACTCGAAGGTCCGGCTCTCCGACCGGACCGGCAAGGTCGTGACCTACACCTTCGACTTCTTCTTCCCCACGCCGAACCCGCCGACGGTCGTGACCGTGACCGACGTCGACGGCGCGCGGATCCACCTCCAGGTGGTCGAGATCGCGCCCGAGGACATGAAGATCGGCCAGGAGGTCGAGTTCGTGTTCCGGCGGATCCACGAGTCCGGCGGTCGCCCCAACTACTACTGGAAGGGCATCCCGAAGCCCGAGTAG
- a CDS encoding acetyl-CoA acetyltransferase, whose amino-acid sequence MANKESIRDKVSIVGVGCCQFGENWDQSPSDMIVDAAYEAYADAGIEKPQEQIDAVFTGSIYSNKGPHECGDALKLFNKPISFATNYCATGTDLVRLGVMSIAAGLYDTVLVVGYDKPKDRGVSGPSVVVDRVRDLPQTPAGWFSLAAATYFDKFGASREDLAKIAIKNHANGCLAPKSFLKRQITEEDYFKARIISWPFGLYDSAAQTDGAAACVLTRSDLASSFSSDPILVKGVTVRAGPNPQKDPGNDFLSWKPTAWARDDVYEMAGITDPRGEIGVAQVHDCFSLTELLTYEDLGFCEKGSAKEHIADGAFELGGDLPVNTDGGLKTFGHPTGATGVRMVYENVLQLRGQAGDRQVAGVDGKFAVSHNIGGHPTACGIAVLGRQ is encoded by the coding sequence ATGGCGAACAAGGAATCGATCCGCGACAAGGTCTCGATCGTCGGCGTCGGCTGCTGCCAGTTCGGCGAGAACTGGGACCAGTCCCCGTCGGACATGATCGTCGACGCGGCCTACGAGGCCTATGCCGACGCGGGGATCGAGAAGCCCCAGGAGCAGATCGACGCCGTCTTCACCGGCTCGATCTACTCGAACAAGGGCCCGCACGAGTGCGGGGACGCCCTCAAGCTCTTCAACAAGCCGATCAGCTTCGCGACGAACTACTGCGCGACGGGCACCGACCTCGTGCGACTCGGTGTCATGTCGATCGCCGCCGGCCTCTACGACACCGTGCTGGTCGTCGGCTACGACAAGCCGAAGGATCGCGGCGTCTCGGGCCCGTCCGTCGTCGTCGACCGGGTCCGCGACCTGCCCCAGACGCCCGCGGGCTGGTTCTCCCTCGCTGCCGCGACCTACTTCGACAAGTTCGGCGCGAGCCGCGAGGACCTCGCCAAGATCGCGATCAAGAACCACGCGAACGGCTGCCTCGCCCCGAAGAGCTTCCTCAAGCGGCAGATCACGGAGGAGGACTACTTCAAGGCCCGGATCATCTCCTGGCCCTTCGGCCTCTACGACTCCGCCGCCCAGACCGACGGCGCCGCGGCCTGCGTCCTCACGCGAAGCGATCTCGCGAGCTCCTTCTCGAGCGACCCGATCCTCGTGAAGGGCGTCACGGTTCGGGCGGGACCGAACCCGCAGAAGGACCCGGGCAACGACTTCCTCTCCTGGAAGCCCACCGCCTGGGCCCGCGACGACGTCTACGAGATGGCCGGGATCACCGACCCGAGGGGCGAGATCGGCGTCGCCCAGGTCCACGACTGCTTCTCCCTGACGGAGCTACTGACCTACGAAGACCTTGGCTTCTGCGAGAAGGGATCGGCGAAGGAGCACATCGCCGACGGAGCCTTCGAGCTCGGCGGCGACCTGCCGGTCAACACCGACGGCGGCCTCAAGACCTTCGGCCATCCGACCGGCGCCACCGGCGTCCGTATGGTCTACGAGAACGTGCTGCAGCTGCGCGGCCAGGCCGGCGATCGCCAGGTCGCGGGAGTCGATGGCAAGTTCGCCGTCTCCCACAACATCGGCGGTCACCCGACGGCCTGCGGCATCGCCGTCCTCGGTCGCCAGTAG